The genomic DNA GTTCCAGTCCTTACAAAGAGCACTTCATTCAGCATCTAGAGGATCTCATCCAGCTGCTGACTAGTAGAATCcgttgtgccaaattagggttgaaacgGAAACGTACGGGATGGGAGATCGCCAGGATCCGAGTTTGGCAGTTCTGGTGTGGGCTAATGCTAGTCCGGAGGGGATCAGATCAACCAGAGAACTGTTCTTCCACAGTGAGACAGGGAACACCTTACTATACTGACTATACTGAGTTGGATGGACGCTTTGCACCCCCCGGGCTGTAAGCATGCATAGAACACAGTGTGTCAGGGTCTCACTCGGAACAAAGCGTctccacactgagagagagtatgaacatgtgtgtgcgtgcgcgtgtgcgtgtgcatgaacATGGATCTATTGCTGAACTCTTCCAAAGCTGGAAACGTGGTGCACAGATAAAAGCATCCATTGCATTCGCCATGGTTTCAGGTTACGCTCTGCACAAACATCTTTGTCCCCAATGGCAAAAGGGAACAGAGCATTGTACCCGCAGAGGAATGTTCAAAGCGCTAGAAAGTACAAACAAACGCGGCTCGAGTCGTGACACGGGGATTCGCGGGAGCGCAGAGCAGGCTGCAGATCAGACGCGGCTGGTTTAGCGATGTGGGGATTCGTGGGAGCGCGGACCGCGGCAGATCAGACGGCGTGTGAACAGGGACCTGTGGGTGTCCACCGCACACAAGCGTGCCAATCATCTCCAGTGTGGGTCAACCGCACACAAAATCGTCTCTCTCCTGGCCACTACAAAGTTCGGTGTAACTTTGCTACACGTAACGTTACGTGTAACCCAAGCTAAAGAGTAGCATTTTAAACCCGTCACCTTGGACACAGACTAGGTTTTTGACTTTGCCGTCTTCGGGGTTGTTCTTGCGAACGCCCAAGAGCTTcgtattacattacacacagtaTACGTGCGTGtcagtttacattttaatgtaaactTTTGATTCTGTTGAATTTATTACTGGGATATATATCTAAAGACAGGAAGATGAGGGGTTACCAGGGTTACCAAAATCTAAATCTTTTCATGTTTCCGTGTCATAATGCAGATATTACCAGTTTTATGCCTTATGTTTTACAGTATTAACAAAGACTGGTTGCACATGCTGGGGTAGCAGAGTAGTAGTGCACTGTTAGGAAACTGGGCCAGTAACTGAcaggttgtgggttcgattgAAGGTACTTAATAAACAAGGCAATTAACCTGAGCTgctttagtaaatatccagcagtgtAATCTAcctctctggataagaacatcacCTATATGACGAAACGAAACGCGATGAGCAAAACTAACGATGACCGCAACAACGGTAACGGTAACCGTGTAACACACCATTCACCCCAATTTAATCCCACAGCAACAAATTAAACTATCCAGGAAAAACTATCAAACACCACCCCCTGCCATTCCCCACACCCGTTTGACTTGCTCAGTGAAAGGTGTTGGGCAGTACGTTGATGGAGGGGTTAATTAGGTGCGGATCGCTCTCTGTGTGAGGTCTCTGACGTGCTAATACGAGCAGGGGGTCTATGCTGAGCGTGCTGATGAAATGCTGGGTTATCTCATTActtatgcacactcacacgcacgcacgcacgcacacgcacgcgcgcgcacacacacacacagtttgtcaCTAAAACAATGTAACCCTGCGTTAGCCGCCATTAAACAACCCAAGTTCTCTCAGGGTTTTGTGCTTCACACAGACCAGCTGGGACCTCCTTCAACAACACCAGCATCCAGACatggaataataaaaatgctttattcaAAAGCCTCTCAATCTCGCCCCTATTCATCCCATATATTTACCGTACAAATATCacctggtgtgtgcgtgcacacacaaaaaaaatctacaagAAATGGAACATTgatttacataaaaaaacaattataaatacttccataattgaaaacaaacttttcatACATAGATAAATTGGCAATAATGGACAGCCTTAAGTTATATCATTGGCAAGATCAAAACATGTAAACCTTCATGCATCAAATTTACAATATTAACTAAACTCGAAGATTGAAATGGTTCTCTGCTCCTGTATCCAAACCCCACAGGCACCCTACTCTcaaatcacaaaaatgtttttgaaaagacttAACCATTCCACAAAATTCAGTGGTTCATTGCTTCAAAgcatttattataatatttggTTATGCCTTGTGATATAATTATCCAATGACACATTAAGATACACAGGTTGATTTTATGGTTGTGTGCCAAATTGTACAATTTATCATTCTTGTTACACAAGTACATTTCTGTATTGCTTTTCTTTGGACAACACTGTGACAACAGCAGAACTACTTTGTCaataatagtgttttttttttaagaccacAGTAACAAACAGCCAAAAAAAGCAGCAGTAATGTAGCTATGTAAACTGTCTAGAGTTGGAAAATCTGTTGGTTTTATTTCATGATTGCCCTGGCCAATTGCACTCGGTAAGTACAGTAATGTAGTCATGGTGACCAAATGTAAAGTCCTGCTGAACAGACGTCAGTTTGGCTGAGCTCTTACTCACTATCATAGTGTTGATTAAGATTTAGGGACCATGACTGCTGGcaccattaaaataaatctcaaaTAAGTGTGTTCTCTTCAGGGAGTACATGAGTGGGACACTGTGCGGGGTGAGGTTACTCcacggtggagggggggggaaatgatgGTTAGGTGGGTGGGTTTACTAACGCTTTGTGTCATAAAACTGTCTACGAGCAgtgcgacagacagacaggagtgGTCTGACCAAGACGGTCAAAAAAGGGGGGTCACATTCCAAGACTGTTACGATGGCGGCGTGCAACCCCCACCACTGCACCTCGACGGCTAACGGGGGCCACCTCAAGATGAAACGATTGCCTGCGCACATCCTGAAAAACCGGCAACAACGCCGATGCAGAAACAGCCATCCGCAAGACCCACAGGGGTCTCGAGGTATGACACTCGAGGAGAGCAGAGGGTCAAACTCCATGACAGGAAACGAGAGAGACCACCACCATGATCCAGGGACAATAAAACAGAGAAGACAGCCGGTGATGTCACCTTACTGGTAGAAATCAgggaggagctccaccaatcacggaGTTCCTTGGCAATAACCAGTAGACCAATGCCGACTGGTGGATACTACTTTAATGGCAAATGGCGTGGAAGCATAGTCAGAAAATATCTACCAATCACCGTTGGCGTTGTTTTGGAGATACTCCAAGTTTGGTGTAGCTTTCCGTTTTCTGTCAGAAAATGGCAGGGTGAACATCTTAACCTTTTCACTATccctctgtgacctcacaatggTGCCGTCAGCTGATCCACCGTGTGCCGCGCTGACCCGGCAATGTCAAAACACAGCTACTTACCATATGCCATTACATCTCATAATTGGGATATCGTTCTGGTAAATgctacaataaatacatgtaatggACAAAATAATGCACAAATGATTAGATTTTTCTAGGTTTGTGCCTCGAGAGGACCAACACCTAGTAAGGCCAACAACACGTACATTCAAAAACATGGACAGAGAGAACGTTGGTTGACACAACCTGAAATCTGCTTCACGAGACTGCTTTCACTTTGATCTGTTCAAGCCATGATCAAGATGCACTTTTGCATTGCAATTAAAATACAAGAAGAATACAAATGAACACctacagacacgtacacactgTCCAAGACCAGGAAGGCACTGGAAAAAACCAAAACTTGttttgattttctgttttctttcttttcaaaatgtaaaaatctaaaAGGTTCTTCTTGATCATCATTCGCTTGAAAAATAAACCTGTGAAATACTTAGAAAAATCTTTTTGCTCCTCTGCCATGTTCAGTGAGAAGTTATAAAAATGATGACCATtaaaactgggggaaaaacacTTTCTGCATTTAAAACTGCTCTGGACTGgtcataatcattttaacaATGCGACCAAAATGAGACATTTTCACATGAACAGGGAGTCACGAGTCCACAGAAAACACCTTGTTGTAAATCCAGACATTTCGGAGGCAACAAATCTTACTTGGGTGGAAAAAGTTGAAATGCTCGCAGGGTGAACCATGAAGCACTTACCGATGGTCAGACAAAtcgagaaaaaatgaaatgtttcagaaaacagaaGTCACAGTGAAGACCAGCCATAACGGGGACGTGCCCgaaaaaagaagagggaggagcttTAAGACGTGGCCGGGTCACATGGCTCTTGGGGAACGCTTTCCCGTTTTTTCCCCGTTTTTCCCGGTCACTCCGAGGAGTCCATCCTGACGAATCCCAGCCTGCTCCCCGGCACCGCGCGCCAGGAGAACGGCAGCTGGAAGTTCCGAGGCACCACGCCCTGCACGTTCTCCTCGAAGTACTGGAACAGCCTGTACCACCACACCCTGGAGACCGGGTTGGTCTGAGACGTCTCCTTCAGCACctggacggagagagagacgacCCGAATCGCTTTCAGCCACACTTAATCCGACAGAGCCAACGGGTTCCATCTCAGAGTCACACATTCAGGCGTCACCGCGGATACGCGGCAGCGCTCAGGGTTTATGGGACAGTACTTAATCTGAAAGGGTGAAGGCAAACATGAGGCAGTGCTCATTAAAAATCAGACGGATTTCACCAGATTATCGCCAAACACAACAAACCTGGAGTGCGCCCGTTAAAAACAAGGAGAATCTCATTTTTATGGAAGTTTCCGGAAGCCGTGAACTAATCCCTTAATTGTCCGCGGCAGGGGCGGGGTCTGGGAAAGGCAAACTGAGGACACGCCCTGTGCTTCAGTGAGCACCTGGGTTGCATAACCTGCCCCAGCTCCAGGATTTTAAAGCGTGCTTCTTTTTACAGTAGGAGGCGTCTGAGCCTGGGAACCACAAACTGCACATGAGGGGCTGACAGGGACGCTCTTGGCTGAAAAGAGGTCTACAGGCGTTCTGAAGTGGTTCTCGTGGGCCCAAGACTTCCTGTTGTGACCCAGCATTAAGAAGTACCCGGCAGACTGAGACTTACCTGCTGGTTGGCCAAGGTGTGGTACCACCAGAACAGCCGGGTAGTGATGTAGTAGGCCACCACCACGTCCACAGTGTAGTGGTCGTGGGCCAGCAGGATGCAGAAGATTCCCACCGCGCTCAACGTCCAGCAGAACCAGTGGTACAGCCAGAATCGCTTCGGAGAATCTGGGAAGGATCGAAAATCAAATcaggaaaaattacaaatattataTGTatgaaacattaacattaacattaatgttTCTGCACCGGCACTAATGAGTTGTGACCACATCATCTTCACTGCTCCTGTTCAATGGTCTCATTCTTATTGGCAGTTTCTACTGCATAATCAGACTAGCAGGTGTCTGATCCAGGCGATGTAGCCTTTACAGACCTTTATGTCTGTCCTGTAGCTGCAGTTTTACAGCTCAAGCTTCTCCACTCAGTTTCTCAACACTGAAACTATCCTGTATAACCCGCACATTGATGCAGTCTAAAGAACGTTTTTGAGTTGCATGCAAGTTTACTTCTAACTTGTTAACCAACAGGGAAAGCACTTGGCAAATAAAATCAGAATAACAGATTACTGTGGATGTGATACTGTGTATGATTTTAACAATAATACTTCTAATAATAcgtataataataatcattattattattattattattattattattattattataaggataataataataatattactatATGGAATATCCACCAGGTGTCACTACTGCGCCAACAAATTTCCCAGCAAATTATAATTACTGCAGGCTCGGtataattcagattttttttttctttttacctggAGAGAGGTAGTCACACTCTTTGATAAAGAGGTAAGTGAGGGTTAGGGCAGGAGAGAGGTACTCACACTCTTTGATAAAGAGGTAAGTGAGGGTTAGGGCAGGAGAGAGGTACTCACACTCTTTGATAAAGAGGTAAGTGAGGGTTAGAGCAGGAGAGAGTACTCACACTCTTTGAAGTAGTGAGTACAGAGAGGTACACACTTTGATAAGGTAGTGGGTTAGGGCAGGAGAGAGGTACTCACACTCTTTGATAAAGAGGTAAGTGAGGGTTAGGGCAGGAGAGAGGTACTCACACTCTTTGATAAAGAGGTAAGTGAGGGTTAGAGCAGGAGAGAGGTAGTCACACTCTTTGATAAAGAGGTAAGTGAGGGTTAGGGCAGGAGAGAGGTAGTCACACTTTGACAAAGAGGTAAGTGAGGGTTAGGACAGGAGAGAGGTAGTCACACTCTTTGATAAAGAGGTAAGTGAGGGTTAGGGCAGGAGAGAGGTAGTCACACTCTTTGATAAAAGGTAAGTGAGGTtgagggggcaggagagaggtaCTCACACTCTTTGATAAAGAGGTAAGTGAGGGTTAGAGCAGGAGAGAGGTAGTCACACTCTTTGATAAAGAGGTAAGTGAGGGTTAGAGGGTTAGGGCAGGAGAGAGGTACTCACACTCTTTGATAAAGAGGTAAGTGAGGGttagggcaggagagagagtagTAGGGCAGAGAGAGGTGTCACACTCTTTGATAAAGAGGTAAGTGGGGGTTAAGGCTAGGAGAGAGAGGTACCTTGATAAGTACTCTATGTAGGTTAGCAGAGCACTCTTTGATAAAGAGGTAAGTGAGCGTGAGCATCACGGTGTGGCCGCTGTACAGGTAGTCCCCACACATGCTGTGGGAGCCGGTGATCGACAGGCCTCCTCCAGCGATCATCTTCACCACCCGGCGCATCTGCGCCTCCCAGTCCCCAAAAAGCTAAAACGGTAAAAAGAGCGACAAAAACATTCAGCGCTTTTACTTCTGCAGCGGCTTTCGCTCACGCGGATAAGGCAGGTCAAAGCTCTAAGTCACCTCATTGCTCAACTTTTtgaaattagtttaaaaaatatgataaCGAAAATAGTGAACATGCCGAATGGGTCACGATAAAGGCGTTACGCCTTTAAGAATGGTATATGACcgaagaaacaaacaaacggtATGCACCTTACTCAAAATGTCCGGcccaaagagaaagaaaaggccCGTTTGGATTCCTCAGGAGAAAACCGGTTACAGACAAGTCCAATGCAAACGAGCCAGTTTAAGTGTAGATGTGATTTCCATACACACAGCCAACCGCGAGAAACCAGTGACAAGCCAAAGGAACGCAGCACTGACAGATAGCTCATATCAGACCTGGGAATGTGATCGAATGCACTCATTTTGGGAATAACGGATACAGTTTCACAGAGAGCAACGCTGGTGGAATTAAATGTTTCTGCAAAGTAACATTCCCGAAATCCGTGTAATGACACTGTCCAATCCCACAACATAATACACACTGTCCTGTTTTCCAAGCCGGTAACCAATCGCTGTGGAGTTGGGGGGCGTGTCCGAGGCGGACGGGAAAGCAGGAAGGTGGAGAGTGATAATGGTTGCGTAAGACAGGAAACGTAAGATTTCCATGTGTCTGCGCTGAGTAACTGCTTCCTCTGAACTACTTGGCAACCCCCCACACAGTGCACAACGCCCAAAACCAACTCTCCGGGGGATGGGTTCCATGGGAACATGCATACACAGTGCTCACAGGAAAGGGTGGTGATACATTTTGTCGTTTCATCATCCAATGCTACATTTTCTGTCTCTTTAGCACTTATTTCAAACCCCCGCATTCACggttacagacacacagactgaaacGACCGTAAATACTTTCACTGACACAAAGGAGGGTAGGAAAGCTGACGCAAGGCTTATCCCCTGCtgcctgtaaaataaaaacttaattaCAGCGTTCGAAAGCTTCGCTGTACCTCAGTTTTTAAAGTTTACTTTAAGCTTTAAGCTCAGATCAAACCAGGCCAAAGTGAAAGCGAAATTGAAAAGCATTCGCTTGAAGGAGATTAttccatgaataaaatattcagcCGTTATTCATACTGGCATATTGATTGCAcgtgattttgtttgtttatatatgcaatgtgcttttaataaaacaaagccaaaatgaaaagaaaatcctCCACAAAAAGAACTTGTGTTCAAGCAACCTAGTTTTACACACGTTCACCTGGTTTCGTCATTAGATCTACCAAGCTGAGTGACTAAGTGTCCAAATGCAGTCAGTTTTCCTACCTATGATGAGACTCTTTGGTGTCTCAAGAGTGGATTTTTTGTGTGCGTTCGGGGGCTTACCTTTGGAGAGCACTTGAAGTGCATTCCGGGTACAGGGAGGGTTGTGATGTACATGGTgacacacctgtacaggtagAGCGTCCCCACGATGAAGAAAAACCTTCGCCCAATGATAGACCTGAAAGACAGGGTGTGGTGAGAACAaacccacacaacacaatccAGTACAGTCCAGTACAACCCAGCACCGTCCAGTACAATCCAGCACAGCCCAGTAATCCAGTACAGTCCAGTACTGTAGCAGTCTATACTAGCAAAGGGACCGGGCTTGTAACCTCAAGgccacaggttcgattcctagGCTGTTACCATTAATTCAGTAATTCAGTCTTgataagtgtctgctaaatgtaatataataccaCGGAGCCCCTCAAACTGGGCCCGGGAGACCCCGTGCACGCTGGCTTTCACTCCAGCCACTGCTAACTGCAACCCTGAAGGGTAACTCTTCCTAGACACATTACATGCCTCGtaaggtcacaggtcacaggaATGTTAGAAACGCACGCCAGAAAGAACAAATGTCGCACACCCACATCACAGGAATTTAATCCACACGGATCAACAAATGCCATCATTCTGAAGTTATGTGCCGCGTGGAAGGTGATTCCTTTGGGGGGAAAGGCGTAATCACTGCTGAAGGTGTGGACATGCAAAAGCAAAGCtggaaaaacaaagcaaatcacAAAGAGGCCAAACGTGTGTTGCGTTAAAATAGCTATAACGTGGGGGGGGAATAAGTATGAACTATCGTAACCCTAATAAAAATATGAGCTGTAGCAAAAAACCAGCACGCCCCAGGGCGTACACACAAGTGTAAAAACATTCCAGATGAGCGAGCTGCACGTTTGGCCGGGGGGGTCAGACAGGAGGGGGTTTACCTGTACTTGAGCAGGATCCACTGCAGCAGCCACAGGCTGACCAGCAGCATGCCGTTGATCTCGCAGATGGAGAAGGCCCACTCCACCCGGTTGAAGACGTCGAAGAACTTGTCGGGCAGCGGCGGCGAGGCCTCCTTGTCGGGCACGCGCTCGTGCACCACGGAGATGACGATGGTGGTGGAGACGAAGCAGCAGAGGGCGTAGGCGAAGGCGGCGCCCGTCTTGGCCCACTCggtggggtaggggggcggggggggctcgGGCACGGCGATGCGCACCATGTCCCGCCGGACGCCGTTGGGCGCGTGCCCGTTGGCGGCGTGCCCGTTCTTGTGCGCCTCCATGTGGCCCTCCACCCGCAGCGTCTCCACCCGCTCCAGCAGCTGCCGGCCCCCGTCCGAGGACAGCAGGGACAGCGGGGGCCGCAGGAAGTCGGCGGGGCCCAGGCCCAGGAGCTGGCGGCCGGTCATGCGGGCCCTGGGGCCGCTGTACTCCTGCATGCCCTGCTCCGCCAGCCAGTGCGCCACCTCCTCCGCCGTCCACTGCGCCACCTCCTTCATCTGTGCGCCGGCGAGGGGGCACGTGGGGGGGCGACGGAACGCAGGGCACTCCCCGGGTCCTCACAGGCCCCGGGCAAGCACATCGGGCGCGGccgcgggccggggggggcgggcggggctcgGCTCAGTAACACCGCCCCGGGAGAAACTGGTCCGGGTTCGAGTGACAGCCGTGAATGATCCGACGCGGTCTCGCGTGAAGGCCTCTGCAGACTACTTCATGGTGTTTCAGGACAAATTCTTTTCCTGCAGGGGGGACACAAGTCAACATACAGAATTA from Anguilla rostrata isolate EN2019 chromosome 18, ASM1855537v3, whole genome shotgun sequence includes the following:
- the LOC135245001 gene encoding phosphatidylcholine:ceramide cholinephosphotransferase 1-like translates to MKEVAQWTAEEVAHWLAEQGMQEYSGPRARMTGRQLLGLGPADFLRPPLSLLSSDGGRQLLERVETLRVEGHMEAHKNGHAANGHAPNGVRRDMVRIAVPEPPPPPYPTEWAKTGAAFAYALCCFVSTTIVISVVHERVPDKEASPPLPDKFFDVFNRVEWAFSICEINGMLLVSLWLLQWILLKYRSIIGRRFFFIVGTLYLYRCVTMYITTLPVPGMHFKCSPKLFGDWEAQMRRVVKMIAGGGLSITGSHSMCGDYLYSGHTVMLTLTYLFIKEYSPKRFWLYHWFCWTLSAVGIFCILLAHDHYTVDVVVAYYITTRLFWWYHTLANQQVLKETSQTNPVSRVWWYRLFQYFEENVQGVVPRNFQLPFSWRAVPGSRLGFVRMDSSE